From Rhineura floridana isolate rRhiFlo1 chromosome 5, rRhiFlo1.hap2, whole genome shotgun sequence, a single genomic window includes:
- the LOC133386053 gene encoding maestro heat-like repeat-containing protein family member 6, with protein sequence MASEPDFICLDKATQTTFDSQADDATQEKKGNSCTAHMIAPGKERYYLVKTKTRREERAFTVKPESEPGDFLLKEKEKEEDTRKHLEGRQVISSPSDKENLNEIRQTTDAAAAVTGQILLAVASLRDTDKNSIQAASAMLNSILKKDRNKLREKVPEIIDIIYFHLRAIQEPSAREVAIGAVCLLTEKHTEETITSLLRLSLLCDRHITQIWEALGQAKQPVRLQVLAKLLEVLKRKPCLTSELPGSDAKSKDNSSLLPLAATKALCIIFRDKKCKVPMNSYYVSVIIFLVIQLHYLMNCSDTEGGQEDILKTSNYISCTMEALKALVKREKTPQTCFTSLTGSWDLLSSPENYLEGVLLLARALVKHHRGLDYAVFTKVIPLLHHGDDKQKLTAMAFFTALLSSESTYTVLQKHYILGLLKNWQTDSSSTYRWLSLHGMGNVARHLQNKKELSTLILGILPSFHDTDEKVTLTAMEVISKIITHHNNYINMNIYVKIAKQLQPFLADGRSKICCAANKLFQDMLKNLDVKDKSTMQDQVLHSIVTLLLNLQDPHLAVAKSRRDSLKECKVFVGWSTNDNLDSWSMICKHLVKEHPGKLRSFLDQAQDYSQSPQMFSRTAATMFIDSILQQIESSPLQKSEVDFLRQAFSSFPSETHRPVPVVPEPEKVRRYCADLFRCSRYFPRSCI encoded by the exons ATGGCATCTGAACCAGATTTCATCTGCTTAGATAAGGCTACACAAACAACCTTTGATAGCCAGGCAGATGATGCAACCCAGGAGAAGAAGGGAAATTCATGCACAGCTCACATGATTGCCCCTGGTAAAGAAAGATACTACTTGGTGAAAACAAAAACCCGGAGAGAAGAGAGAGCCTTCACTGTCAAGCCGGAGTCAGAGCCTGGGGACTTCCTCCTgaaggaaaaagagaaagaagaggACACACGGAAGCACTTGGAAGGTCGTCAGGTTATCTCCTCGCCATCAGACAAGGAAAATCTTAATGAG ATACGTCAAACAACTGATGCAGCAGCTGCAGTTACGGGTCAGATACTTTTAGCTGTGGCTAGCTTGAGGGACACAGACAAAAACAGTATCCAGGCAGCTTCAGCTATGCTAAATTCAATCCTGAAAAAAGACAGGAACAAACTGAGGGAAAAG GTGCCAGAAAtcattgatattatttatttccaCCTGCGTGCTATCCAGGAACCTAGTGCAAGAGAAGTTGCCATAGGGGCTGTGTGCCTCCTGACTGAAAAACATACAGAAGAAACTATCACAAGCCTTCTGAGGCTCTCACTGCTTTGTGACAG GCATATCACACAAATTTGGGAAGCTTTGGGCCAAGCTAAACAACCTGTAAGACTCCAGGTTCTTGCAAAGCTCCTTGAAGTGCTGAAAAGAAAACCCTGCCTTACCAGTGAACTCCCAGGATCGGATGCCAAGTCCAAGGACAATTCCTCCCTTCTGCCTCTAGCA GCAACAAAGGCCCTGTGCATAATATTTAGGGATAAAAAGTGCAAAGTTCCTATGAACAGCTATTATGTATCTGTGATCATCTTCCTGGTTATTCAGCTGCACTACTTGATGAACTGTTCAGATACTGAAGGTGGACAGGAGGACATACTCAAAACATCAAACTATATAAG TTGTACAATGGAAGCATTAAAAGCCTTAGTTAAAAGGGAGAAGACTCCTCAGACGTGTTTTACAAGCCTAACAGGAAGTTGGGACCTTTTGTCTTCACCAGAGAATTACCTCGAAGGAGTTCTTCTACTGGCCAG AGCCCTTGTCAAACATCATCGTGGGCTTGACTATGCAGTATTTACCAAGGTGATACCACTTCTCCATCATGGGGATGACAaacagaagctgacagcaatggcCTTTTTCACTGCA CTTCTTTCTTCTGAGTCCACTTACACAGTGCTGCAAAAACATTATATCCTGGGCCTATTAAAGAACTGGCAGACAGATTCAAGCTCAACCTACCGCTGGCTCAGTCTCCATGGCATGGGCAATGTAGCTCGTCACCTGCAAAAT AAGAAAGAACTGTCCACCCTGATTCTGGGCATCCTTCCAAGTTTTCATGACACTGATGAGAAAGTGACTTTGACAGCTATGGAGGTCATAAGCAAGATTATAACACACCACAATAATTATATCAACATGAACATCTATGTGAAGATCGCCAAGCAGCTTCAGCCATTCTTGGCCGAT GGGAGGTCCAAAATATGTTGCGCTGCAAACAAGCTGTTTCAAGACATGCTTAAGAACCTAGATGTGAAAGACAAATCGACTATGCAGGACCAGGTGCTCCACAGTATTGTTACATTGTTGCTGAACCTCCAAGATCCACATCTTGCTGTGGCTAAG aGTCGTAGAGACAGCTTAAAAGAGTGCAAAGTCTTTGTGGGATGGAGTACGAATGACAACCTGGACTCTTGGAGCATGATTTGCAAGCACCTT GTTAAGGAGCACCCAGGAAAACTGCGGAGCTTTCTGGACCAGGCACAGGACTATAGTCAAAGCCCACAAATGTTTTCAAGAACTGCAGCCACCATGTTTATAG ATTCCATCTTGCAGCAAATAGAATCCAGTCCTCTGCAAAAGTCAGAAGTTGATTTCTTGAGGCAAG CATTCAGTTCATTTCCATCAGAAACACACCGTCCTGTCCCTGTTGTTCCAGAACCAGAAAAAGTACGCAGGTATTGCGCAGATCTATTCAGATGTTCCCGCTATTTCCCAAG ATCCTGTATTTGA